aatttaaagaaaaatataataagaaagaaggcagataaataagatgtagagatatataaatatatataaatatatatgtatatatacgtacatatacatatacacatatatacacatacatatacatatatatacacatacactgaaaatgtacacagaaaatgtttatggcagtgtgcagttagccagtaaacaacagtaaacaagttatgattgaccatgagtgtccgtgtgcagtgaggtgtggtgtaaagtgtccttgtgggatggtgtggtataagaaaagagaatataaaaaaatatgaaataaatatgaaaaagaaaatgaaaaagaaaatatgaaaaagagatggaatgtaaagtgcactgtgctgtgcaagtccagtgtataatgtgccgtagcacgaaaagtgtggttgtgcagggaaaaatggtgatgatggagagagtgggccagttacTGTTTAacgtctgatttatttttaacacaagacaacaatcagacagacaaaaatacaaaataatcttTAGGCAAATTATGGCTCAtccaatcaataaaataaattaaaattaattaattacaaaatagcTTAAATTAAAATCATTCAGGTGAATTCaagtatttaataaataaaataaaataataataaataaaaaataactagGCACAAGTAACACAAATTTCCAAACCTTTATACTTTTTACCAGGCAGAACTAGAACAAGGCATAAATTctcatactgtgtgtgtgtgtgtgtgtgtgtgtgtgtgtgagagagagagagagagagtgagagagagagtgtgtgtgtgtgtgtgagagagagagagagagagtgtgtgtgtgagagagtgtgtgtgtgagagagagagagagagagagagagagagagagagagtgtgtgtgtgtgagagagagagagagagagagagtgtgtgtgtgtgtgtgagagtgtgtgtgagagagagagagagagagagagtgtgtgtgtgtgtgtgtgtgtgagagagagagagtgtgtgtgtgtgtgtgagagagagagagagagagagagagagagagagagagagtgtgtgtgagagagagagagagagagagagagagagagtgtgtgagagagagagagagagagagagtgtgtgtgagagagagagtgtgtgtgtgtgtgagagagagagagagagagagagtgtgtgtgtgtgtgagagagagagagtgtgtgtgtgtgtgtgagagagagagagagagagagagagagagagagagagagagagagtgtgtgtgtgagagagagagagagagagagagagagagagagtgtgtgtgtgagagagagagagagagagagagtgtgtgtgagagagagagagagagagagagagtgtgtgtgagagagtgtgtgagagagagagagagagagagtgtgtgtgtgtgtgtgagagagagagagagtgtgtgtgtgtgtgagagagagagagagagagagagagagtgtgtgtgtgtgtgtgagagagagagagtgtgtgagagagagagagagagagagagagagagagtgtgtgtgtgagagagagagagagagagagagagagtgtgtgtgtgagagagagagtgtgtgtgtgtgtgtgagagagagagagtgtgtgtgtgtgtgtgtgtgtgtgagagagagagtgtgtgtgtgagagagagagagagagagagtgtgtgtgtgtgagagagagagtgtgtgtgtgtgtttgtgagagagagagagagtgtgtgtgtgtgtgtgtgtgagagagagagagagagtgtgtgtgtgagagagagtgtgtgtgtgtgtgagagagagagtgtgtgtgtgagagagagtgtgtgtgtgtgtgtgtgtgtgtgtttgtgagagagagagagagagagagagagagagagagagagagagagtgtgtgtgtgtgtgtgtgtgtgtgagagagagagagagagagagagagagagagtgtgtgtgtgtgtgtgtctccagtgACAGAACAACagaaggaacacacacacacacacacacacacacacacacacacacatctcataccAGGCATGCTGAACACCTCATACTGTATCTGCTCTCTCACACTATCACTAAAAGGTAAACACACTTTCAGTATGGGGGGTGCGGGTTTTTGTGTCTGCATTGCTGACGGTTGAttctgacgtgtgtgtgtgtgtgtgtgtgtgtgtgtgttgatcacTAACTCGTCCCGCCGCTCAGATTGAGTATAGTCACGTGACAAACTGCACAACTACGTTTGATTGGTGAAACACAGTCACGTGGTAGAGGCTTAGCGgaagtttctctctctgtcaaaataaaacattaaattgaaGTGTAGAATAAcagagtaaaaaagaaaagtaatgaGCGGATTGTAGCCTGATGTAGCGGAGTAAGAGTACAGTTTCTTCTTCacaaatctactcaagtaaaagtaaagtgaTTTAAAACTACTCCTAGAAGTATCATTTTCTCAAAAACTTACTCAAGTAAATGTAACTCGTTACTACACACCTCTGATGACGACCAATCCGGATGCAGGATTTCAGTGCGGAATTTTTGTCTGGCCAATCAAATGTAAGAGGTGGTTCTAAGCTCCTCCCACTTCTCTGCGTTAAAGTTGACTTACTTGATCAAAAGCGCTTCCtgagaaccacacacacacacacacacacacacacccgtgcACGCAGACTGTaagtgtattatatttataattatattatacctttattttatattaatactttttatacaCTGATGTTTTTGTGAGTCTGGTTGTGATTTGCTCTGTAACTGTTCACTGTAGTGGTTTGTACTGGTGTTTAATGGTTAGTGTGATGATCTTCAGTGTTGAACTTTCATACAGACTGGTTCTCTAATGGTTTCCATTACCTTCATTTAAGTAATTTAATGGGAATATTACACACTTAATGGTTTTGCAGTTACAGTATTTAGCAAATGCCCTTATTGAGAGTGAGTTACagctgagcaggtgagggttaggggccttgctcaagggcccagcagtggcagcctgGTCGTGATGAGATTTAAAATTGTGATCTTCTGATTAGCAGTCCAACTGCAGTCAGACTCAGGCTTCAGGTTGCTGCAGACTTCTACAAAAGATGATGATTAGAGAAGTGCAGAGTTCAGCAGATATTTCTCTGCTTTTTTCAGCTTATGATTTTAAACACAACATTCTCTCTCCTGTTTCTCTCCATTCTctctcctgtttctctctccattctctctcctgtttctctctccattctctctcctgtttctctccattctctctcctgtttctctctccattctctctcctgtttctctccattctctcctgtttctctctcctgtTTCTCTCAATTCTCTCTCCTGGTTCTCTCTCAATTCTCTCTCCtgtttctcttctgtctctctcctggttctctctccattctctctcctgtttctcttctgtctctctctcctggtTCTCTCTCGGTTCTCTCCTTTATATAAAATCGTGTTGTGAACACAGTTGAAGATGCTAAAGGGGAAAGTAGCTGTAGTGAGTGGAGCAGCTCGGGGACTGGGAAAATCCTTCACACACATCCTGCTAGAAAATGGAGCTCAGgtacccgcacacacacacacacacacacacacacacacacacacacacctttaataAATAGACTGCTCTAACCCTGGAGGTGTATGTGTGGGGGGTTGGGGTAAATGTTTGGGGTGAATGTGCTCTGGTGCAGGTGGCCATGTTGGATGTGGACGAGGCTGAAGGTCAGGAGCTGCAGGTGCAGTTGAATCAGCAGTTCGGTTCGGAGCGAACGCAGTTTTATAAAGCAGACGTGGCGTCGGAGCTGCAGTTCACTGGtacacactttattttacaCCTGAACTGTGAATGTGAGTTTATAAACAACTCGGAGGAGATCATGTGAGGGGAACtgagtgtgttcatgtgtgcgtgtatacacacacacacacacacacacacacacacacacagtttctgttaaagtaaatattttacaggAAATACATTCACACCTTTACCTCCACACAATAAATCAACACACACTAAATTCCACCTCTGTCTCAGTAACGTCTTggactgcaggtctgcacatgcTTCAGGATGAGATGTGTAATGAGACTCGGGATATTCTCCCTGAACAGACCTGTTTTACACACTGCCTGGATCTCCATCTCCACACCTCCTTTTAAAAGCTTTACATGAAGGCACACAGCTCTCGCTGAACTGAAGAACTGtaacatatacaaacaattaaaagagaaagaaggagaagaagaggagtaaAGTCCCGTCGTTCCCTGGTGTGactccaataaaaaaaaagagcaaaatagCCAATGAGCTTCTGtgatgtatgtggaagaggtcAGATACTttccactctgtgtgtgtgtgtgtgtgtgtgtgtgtgtgtgtgttttacactgaTCTGTCACTCACCACGACTGAAACATGAATAACTAAAGACAGGAAGGATGTGTCTTTACCCTTCCTGTCTGGTAAAAGACTGTGaggagctcacacacacacacacacacacacacacacacacacacacacacacacacacacacacacacacacacacaagtgagaAGTTGAGTAACAGTTGTCTGTTCTGTGTTTATTACAGATGTGTTCCAGAAGATTGTCAGTAAATTTGGTCACATCGACATTTTCTGTAACAACGCAGGAATCGTGGACGAGAAAAACTGGGAGAAAACTGTGTCCATAAACCTGGTAAAATTTTACTAATAGTAATGTTTATGTatagagatgagatgagatgagaaaaGAGATGAGACGTGAGATATGAGATTTgatgagtggagatgtgatgaGAGGATAAAAGGAGATGAGAGGTGCAAGGAAAAACACTaagtaacgtgtgtgtgtgtgtgtgtgtgtgtgtacagtcagGTGTGGTGAGAGGAACGTATTTGGCTCTGGATCACATGAAGAAGCAGAACGGTGGAAATGGAGGAATTATCATTAATGTAGCATCACTGGCAGGTGTGAAGGGGaacaaagtgaataaaaaaactgtgtgtaaatatataaaatgtataagttGGTGAATGAGCTCACATATTTTCAGGATTCTTGTATTTAACtatgcacacgtgtgtgtgtgtgtgtgtgtgtttttaggtcTTGGTCCGTTGCCGTCAGCTCCAGTCTACACAGCGACCAAGTTCGGAGTGGTGGGATTCACCCGTGCGCTCTCTGTATGTCAAACTCGCACACAGAGACACCAGCTAACTGGCTAACTACTGTtagcgcacgcacgcacacacacacacacacacacacacacacacacacacacacacaaagcagtgttttattgtaaagCATGAACACAAATGAAATGTTAATGTGTTTATTCAGTTCCAGAATTGTGGTGTGTGATGTAAATGAAATGTTCTTCTacacagacgtgtgtgtgtgtgtgtgtgtgtgtgtgtgtgtgtgtacagatggCATCTCAGGCCTCAGGTTACGGTGTGAGGATTAACGCTTTGTGTCCGAGTTTCGTCAGAACATCACTGATCGACTCGTTTGATCAGAAAGAGAAAACTGGAAATTTTCACAATCTGGCTGCAATCACACACAGTCTGATGGACAAATTCCCCATCATCGagtgagtcacacacacacacacacacacacacacacacacacacacacacacaaaacagcatGATGTTGACTAGACCGCAGGAAGTCAACCGAacatggtgtgtgtgcgtgtgtgtagggTGGAGCAGGTGGCGAAGGCGTTTCTCCACTTGGTGAAGGATGAGTGTGTGGATGGAGCAGCTCTTTTGGTGAAGAGCACAGGTGCAGAGTACGTCATCTTCCCTAAAGATATGGAGACCACGCCCATCTCTATCTAACCACTGAAACCTGACGTGCCTCCAATCACATTCACTCGGATCAAAATCAGATTcccataaacataaaaataaaccaaacctGTCAAAACCTGGTTCTGTTCTCACTCCTGATTACATCATCACTCTATCACTCCCGATTACATCATCACCCTCTCACTCCCGATTACATCATCACTCTCTCACTCCCGATTACATCATCACCCTCTCACCCCGATTACATCATCACCTCTCACTCCCGAATACTTCATCACTCTCTCACCCTGATTACATCATCACCCTCTCACTCCCGATTACGTCATCACCCTCTCACTCCCGATTACGTCATCACCCTCTCACTCCCGATTACGTCATCACCCTCTCACTCCCGATTACGTCATCACTCTATCACTCCCGAATACGTCATCACTCTATCACTCCCGATTACGTCATCACTCTATCACTCCCGATTACGTCATCACTCTCTCACTCCCGATTCGTCATCACTCTCACTCCCGAATCGTCATCACTCTCTCACTCCCGATTCGTCATCACTCTATCACTCCCGATTACATCATCACGCTATCACTCCTGATTACATCATCACTCTCATCCCTGATTACATCATCACTCTCATCCCTGATTACATCATCACTCTCATCCCTGATTACATCATCACTCATCCCTGATTACATCATCACTCTCTCACCCTGATTACATCATCACTTTCACTCCTGATTACATCATCACTCTATCACTCCTGATTACATCATCGCTATCACTCCTGATTACATCATCACTATCACTCCTGATTACATCATCACTCTCACTCCTGATTACATCATCACGCTATCACTCCTGATTACATCATCACTCTCTCATCCCTGATTACATCATCACTCTCTCACTCCTGATTACATCATCACTTTCACTCCTGATTACATCATCACTCTATCACTCCTGATTACATCATCGCGCTATCACTCCTGATTACATCATCACACTACACAGTAACCTCTGCAGTAAACTACACAGTAAACTGTTTTTCAGTGCAGAGAAACAGGAAGCTGCTGGAGACTGTGTTCAGCAAAGCAAACACACAACCAGTCACACATTTCCCAAGTGGTGAAGTACAAAAAGGTTTTGAGTTAGTAGaagtagaaaaaataaaatgtgattccagtaactttcacttgagtaaaagtacaaaagtttttaccttcaaatgaacttcagtatccagagtgatttattataactctaatgttcctgtgatcatttttatcacaagattcttcacttaatcacctcagtttctgtgtaaagactcgaatgtgactctcagcacactgatctattaatagaatgatattaatgactcaaacactgatttctttctattataattataaaaaccttcttttgaactataaaaaataaacggtGTAAACGAGGTCACGCGTTGAGTTCAAGtcgagtttcttcatcatttatttcactctaaatgttctgcttgatgttgaactgatgatttactgtccaacactgcAGTTCCATTACACTGAGTGATGTTTGGCTcttatcttctctctctctctctctctctcacacacacacacacacacacacacacacacacacacacgttcatacAGCCATTTATaaagattacaaacttatatatattatatattcatttgaAATGTCTTAATTCTATAATCAAATtcactttaatatttatttctat
This Silurus meridionalis isolate SWU-2019-XX chromosome 15, ASM1480568v1, whole genome shotgun sequence DNA region includes the following protein-coding sequences:
- the zgc:56585 gene encoding 15-hydroxyprostaglandin dehydrogenase [NAD(+)], which gives rise to MLKGKVAVVSGAARGLGKSFTHILLENGAQVAMLDVDEAEGQELQVQLNQQFGSERTQFYKADVASELQFTDVFQKIVSKFGHIDIFCNNAGIVDEKNWEKTVSINLSGVVRGTYLALDHMKKQNGGNGGIIINVASLAGLGPLPSAPVYTATKFGVVGFTRALSMASQASGYGVRINALCPSFVRTSLIDSFDQKEKTGNFHNLAAITHSLMDKFPIIEVEQVAKAFLHLVKDECVDGAALLVKSTGAEYVIFPKDMETTPISI